The following proteins are co-located in the Castor canadensis chromosome 5, mCasCan1.hap1v2, whole genome shotgun sequence genome:
- the Dnmt3l gene encoding DNA (cytosine-5)-methyltransferase 3-like isoform X1, whose product MVAPPDSDLEPERSMDVILVGSTELLPSPPTPPGRDLIAYEVTVKQRNIEDICLCCGSFQVQTQHPLFDGGMCAPCKDKFLESLFLYDDDGYQCYCSICGLGDTLLICESPDCTRCYCFECVDILVGPGTSERVQGMSCWVCFLCLPFSRSGLLQRRRKWRDRLKAFHDREAESPLEMYKTVPVWKREPMRVLSLFGDIKKELTSLGFLENGSGSDGKLKHLDDVTNIVRRDVEEWGPFDLLYGSTHPLGHTCDRSPGWYMFQFHRLLQYARPRLGSQQPFFWMFVDNLLLTQDDQATATRFFEMEPVTLQDVRGRVLHNAVRVWSNIPAVKSKHEALDPEEELSLLSQATQKAKLATQRPATLVKNCFLPLREYFKYFSQNSVPLYK is encoded by the exons ATGGTAGCACCCCCAGACTCAGACCTGGAGCCTGAGCGCAGCATGGACGTGATCCTGGTGGGCTCCACCGAGCTGCTGCCCTCCCCTCCAACTCCACCAGGCAGAG ATCTCATTGCCTATGAAGTCACGGTGAAACAGCGGAACATAGAAG ACATCTGCCTCTGCTGTGGAAGTTTCCAGGTGCAGACACAGCACCCCCTGTTTGATGGAGGAATGTGCGCCCCGTGCAAG GACAAGTTCCTGGAGAGCCTCTTCCTGTATGACGATGATGGGTACCAGTGCTACTGCTCCATCTGCGGCTTGGGGGATACACTGCTTATCTGTGAGAGCCCTGACTGCACCCG ATGCTACTGTTTTGAGTGTGTGGACATCCTGGTGGGCCCCGGGACCTCGGAGCGAGTCCAAGGCATGAGCTGCTGGGTGTGCTTCCTGTGCCTGCCTTTCTCTCGCAGTGGGCTgctgcagaggaggaggaagtggcGCGACCGGCTAAAGGCCTTCCATGACCGCGAGGCG gaGAGTCCCCTGGAGATGTACAAAACAGTGCCTGTGTGGAAGAGAGAGCCAATGCGGGTGCTGTCCCTTTTTGGGGACATTAAGAAAG AGTTAACGAGTTTGGGCTTTTTAGAAAATGGTTCCGGTTCTGATGGAAAACTGAAGCACTTGGACGACGTCACAAACATAGTGCGGAGAGAT GTGGAGGAGTGGGGCCCCTTCGATCTCCTGTACGGCTCGACACACCCCCTAGGCCATACCTGTGACCGTTCTCCTG GCTGGTACATGTTCCAGTTCCACCGGCTGCTGCAGTACGCACGGCCCCGGCTGGGCAGCCAGCAACCCTTCTTCTGGATGTTCGTGGATAACCTGCTGCTGACCCAGGATGACCAGGCCACAGCAACACGCTTCTTTGAG ATGGAGCCCGTGACCCTGCAGGACGTCCGTGGCAGGGTCCTCCATAACGCCGTACGTGTGTGGAGTAACATCCCAGCTGTGAAGAG caaacatgaggctctggaCCCTGAAGAGGAACTGTCACTGCTGTCCCAAGCCACACAGAAAGCAAAGCTGGCCACCCAGAGACCGGCCACACTTGTGAAGAACTGCTTTCTTCCACTAAGAGaatatttcaagtatttttctcAGAATTCAGTTCCTCTTTACAAATGA
- the Dnmt3l gene encoding DNA (cytosine-5)-methyltransferase 3-like isoform X2 gives MVAPPDSDLEPERSMDVILVGSTELLPSPPTPPGRDLIAYEVTVKQRNIEDICLCCGSFQVQTQHPLFDGGMCAPCKDKFLESLFLYDDDGYQCYCSICGLGDTLLICESPDCTRCYCFECVDILVGPGTSERVQGMSCWVCFLCLPFSRSGLLQRRRKWRDRLKAFHDREAESPLEMYKTVPVWKREPMRVLSLFGDIKKELTSLGFLENGSGSDGKLKHLDDVTNIVRRDVEEWGPFDLLYGSTHPLGHTCDRSPGWYMFQFHRLLQYARPRLGSQQPFFWMFVDNLLLTQDDQATATRFFEMEPVTLQDVRGRVLHNAVRVWSNIPAVKSNSLLGSKHEALDPEEELSLLSQATQKAKLATQRPATLVKNCFLPLREYFKYFSQNSVPLYK, from the exons ATGGTAGCACCCCCAGACTCAGACCTGGAGCCTGAGCGCAGCATGGACGTGATCCTGGTGGGCTCCACCGAGCTGCTGCCCTCCCCTCCAACTCCACCAGGCAGAG ATCTCATTGCCTATGAAGTCACGGTGAAACAGCGGAACATAGAAG ACATCTGCCTCTGCTGTGGAAGTTTCCAGGTGCAGACACAGCACCCCCTGTTTGATGGAGGAATGTGCGCCCCGTGCAAG GACAAGTTCCTGGAGAGCCTCTTCCTGTATGACGATGATGGGTACCAGTGCTACTGCTCCATCTGCGGCTTGGGGGATACACTGCTTATCTGTGAGAGCCCTGACTGCACCCG ATGCTACTGTTTTGAGTGTGTGGACATCCTGGTGGGCCCCGGGACCTCGGAGCGAGTCCAAGGCATGAGCTGCTGGGTGTGCTTCCTGTGCCTGCCTTTCTCTCGCAGTGGGCTgctgcagaggaggaggaagtggcGCGACCGGCTAAAGGCCTTCCATGACCGCGAGGCG gaGAGTCCCCTGGAGATGTACAAAACAGTGCCTGTGTGGAAGAGAGAGCCAATGCGGGTGCTGTCCCTTTTTGGGGACATTAAGAAAG AGTTAACGAGTTTGGGCTTTTTAGAAAATGGTTCCGGTTCTGATGGAAAACTGAAGCACTTGGACGACGTCACAAACATAGTGCGGAGAGAT GTGGAGGAGTGGGGCCCCTTCGATCTCCTGTACGGCTCGACACACCCCCTAGGCCATACCTGTGACCGTTCTCCTG GCTGGTACATGTTCCAGTTCCACCGGCTGCTGCAGTACGCACGGCCCCGGCTGGGCAGCCAGCAACCCTTCTTCTGGATGTTCGTGGATAACCTGCTGCTGACCCAGGATGACCAGGCCACAGCAACACGCTTCTTTGAG ATGGAGCCCGTGACCCTGCAGGACGTCCGTGGCAGGGTCCTCCATAACGCCGTACGTGTGTGGAGTAACATCCCAGCTGTGAAGAG CAACTCTCTCCTTggcagcaaacatgaggctctggaCCCTGAAGAGGAACTGTCACTGCTGTCCCAAGCCACACAGAAAGCAAAGCTGGCCACCCAGAGACCGGCCACACTTGTGAAGAACTGCTTTCTTCCACTAAGAGaatatttcaagtatttttctcAGAATTCAGTTCCTCTTTACAAATGA
- the Dnmt3l gene encoding DNA (cytosine-5)-methyltransferase 3-like isoform X3: MFQFHRLLQYARPRLGSQQPFFWMFVDNLLLTQDDQATATRFFEMEPVTLQDVRGRVLHNAVRVWSNIPAVKSKHEALDPEEELSLLSQATQKAKLATQRPATLVKNCFLPLREYFKYFSQNSVPLYK, translated from the exons ATGTTCCAGTTCCACCGGCTGCTGCAGTACGCACGGCCCCGGCTGGGCAGCCAGCAACCCTTCTTCTGGATGTTCGTGGATAACCTGCTGCTGACCCAGGATGACCAGGCCACAGCAACACGCTTCTTTGAG ATGGAGCCCGTGACCCTGCAGGACGTCCGTGGCAGGGTCCTCCATAACGCCGTACGTGTGTGGAGTAACATCCCAGCTGTGAAGAG caaacatgaggctctggaCCCTGAAGAGGAACTGTCACTGCTGTCCCAAGCCACACAGAAAGCAAAGCTGGCCACCCAGAGACCGGCCACACTTGTGAAGAACTGCTTTCTTCCACTAAGAGaatatttcaagtatttttctcAGAATTCAGTTCCTCTTTACAAATGA
- the Icoslg gene encoding ICOS ligand isoform X6: MLLRSPGLLLLLLSGLRAATQEKEVRAMVGSTVELKCIYPEENSFDLNDLYVYWQISGSNTVVTYYLPKNSSAGHENNHYKNRAHLSLDSMKQGDFSLSLQNVTPQDAQKFNCLVFRESLQLGKILEMEVSLHVAANYSLPVISTPSSESRDPELTFTCRSTNGYPRPNVYWINETDNSPLDKALQNDTVSLNSQGLYDVVSILRIPWTPNMNVGCCVENVLLHQNLTGRSQTERSSGTEGRITETPDSLQKEDNVVIFITLALLLVSVIVAVVIYMGKSKCPHRNYTGRG; this comes from the exons ATGCTACTGAGAAG tcctGGCCTGCTCTTACTGCTGCTCAGTGGCCTGCGAGCTG CTACTcaagaaaaagaagtcagagCGATGGTAGGCAGCACCGTTGAGCTCAAATGCATCTACCCCGAAGAAAACAGTTTTGATTTAAATGACCTGTATGTCTATTGGCAAATCAGTGGGTCAAACACCGTTGTGACTTACTACCTTCCCAAGAACAGCTCTGCAGGCCACGAGAACAACCACTACAAGAACCGGGCCCACCTGTCGCTGGACAGCATGAAGCAGGGGGACTTCTCTCTGAGCCTGCAAAATGTTACGCCCCAGGATGCCCAGAAGTTCAACTGCCTGGTGTTTAGGGAATCCTTGCAGTTAGGGAAGATTCTGGAAATGGAGGTCAGCCTGCACGTGGCAG CTAACTACAGCCTGCCAGTCATCAGCACCCCCAGCAGTGAGTCCAGAGACCCGGAGCTTACCTTTACCTGCAGGTCCACGAATGGCTATCCGAGGCCCAATGTGTACTGGATCAACGAGACGGACAACAGCCCGCTGGACAAGGCTCTGCAGAACGACACGGTCTCTTTGAACTCACAAGGCTTGTACGATGTGGTCAGTATCCTGAGGATCCCATGGACCCCCAACATGAATGTCGGCTGTTGTGTAGAGAACGTGCTTCTGCACCAGAACCTCACTGGCAGGAGCCAGACAG AACGTTCCAGTGGAACAGAGGGAAGAATCACAGAGACCCCAGACAGTCTCCAGAAGGAGGACAATGTGGTCATTTTCATCACCCTCGCTCTCCTGTTGGTGTCAGTGATAGTGGCTGTGGTCATCTATATGGGCAAAAGCAAATGTCCCCACAGAAACTACACAG GACGTGGATAG
- the Icoslg gene encoding ICOS ligand isoform X2: MLLRSPGLLLLLLSGLRAATQEKEVRAMVGSTVELKCIYPEENSFDLNDLYVYWQISGSNTVVTYYLPKNSSAGHENNHYKNRAHLSLDSMKQGDFSLSLQNVTPQDAQKFNCLVFRESLQLGKILEMEVSLHVAANYSLPVISTPSSESRDPELTFTCRSTNGYPRPNVYWINETDNSPLDKALQNDTVSLNSQGLYDVVSILRIPWTPNMNVGCCVENVLLHQNLTGRSQTERSSGTEGRITETPDSLQKEDNVVIFITLALLLVSVIVAVVIYMGKSKCPHRNYTAGWPGEPLICDPISHPEQEQAGAQAATVVCELTDHT, translated from the exons ATGCTACTGAGAAG tcctGGCCTGCTCTTACTGCTGCTCAGTGGCCTGCGAGCTG CTACTcaagaaaaagaagtcagagCGATGGTAGGCAGCACCGTTGAGCTCAAATGCATCTACCCCGAAGAAAACAGTTTTGATTTAAATGACCTGTATGTCTATTGGCAAATCAGTGGGTCAAACACCGTTGTGACTTACTACCTTCCCAAGAACAGCTCTGCAGGCCACGAGAACAACCACTACAAGAACCGGGCCCACCTGTCGCTGGACAGCATGAAGCAGGGGGACTTCTCTCTGAGCCTGCAAAATGTTACGCCCCAGGATGCCCAGAAGTTCAACTGCCTGGTGTTTAGGGAATCCTTGCAGTTAGGGAAGATTCTGGAAATGGAGGTCAGCCTGCACGTGGCAG CTAACTACAGCCTGCCAGTCATCAGCACCCCCAGCAGTGAGTCCAGAGACCCGGAGCTTACCTTTACCTGCAGGTCCACGAATGGCTATCCGAGGCCCAATGTGTACTGGATCAACGAGACGGACAACAGCCCGCTGGACAAGGCTCTGCAGAACGACACGGTCTCTTTGAACTCACAAGGCTTGTACGATGTGGTCAGTATCCTGAGGATCCCATGGACCCCCAACATGAATGTCGGCTGTTGTGTAGAGAACGTGCTTCTGCACCAGAACCTCACTGGCAGGAGCCAGACAG AACGTTCCAGTGGAACAGAGGGAAGAATCACAGAGACCCCAGACAGTCTCCAGAAGGAGGACAATGTGGTCATTTTCATCACCCTCGCTCTCCTGTTGGTGTCAGTGATAGTGGCTGTGGTCATCTATATGGGCAAAAGCAAATGTCCCCACAGAAACTACACAG CAGGGTGGCCTGGGGAGCCCCTCATCTGTGATCCCATTTCCCATCCAGAGCAGGAGCAAGCAG GTGCCCAGGCTGCAACAGTGGTGTGTGAGCTCACAG ACCATACTTAA
- the Icoslg gene encoding ICOS ligand isoform X3, giving the protein MLLRSPGLLLLLLSGLRAATQEKEVRAMVGSTVELKCIYPEENSFDLNDLYVYWQISGSNTVVTYYLPKNSSAGHENNHYKNRAHLSLDSMKQGDFSLSLQNVTPQDAQKFNCLVFRESLQLGKILEMEVSLHVAANYSLPVISTPSSESRDPELTFTCRSTNGYPRPNVYWINETDNSPLDKALQNDTVSLNSQGLYDVVSILRIPWTPNMNVGCCVENVLLHQNLTGRSQTERSSGTEGRITETPDSLQKEDNVVIFITLALLLVSVIVAVVIYMGKSKCPHRNYTGWPGEPLICDPISHPEQEQAGAQAATVVCELTGRG; this is encoded by the exons ATGCTACTGAGAAG tcctGGCCTGCTCTTACTGCTGCTCAGTGGCCTGCGAGCTG CTACTcaagaaaaagaagtcagagCGATGGTAGGCAGCACCGTTGAGCTCAAATGCATCTACCCCGAAGAAAACAGTTTTGATTTAAATGACCTGTATGTCTATTGGCAAATCAGTGGGTCAAACACCGTTGTGACTTACTACCTTCCCAAGAACAGCTCTGCAGGCCACGAGAACAACCACTACAAGAACCGGGCCCACCTGTCGCTGGACAGCATGAAGCAGGGGGACTTCTCTCTGAGCCTGCAAAATGTTACGCCCCAGGATGCCCAGAAGTTCAACTGCCTGGTGTTTAGGGAATCCTTGCAGTTAGGGAAGATTCTGGAAATGGAGGTCAGCCTGCACGTGGCAG CTAACTACAGCCTGCCAGTCATCAGCACCCCCAGCAGTGAGTCCAGAGACCCGGAGCTTACCTTTACCTGCAGGTCCACGAATGGCTATCCGAGGCCCAATGTGTACTGGATCAACGAGACGGACAACAGCCCGCTGGACAAGGCTCTGCAGAACGACACGGTCTCTTTGAACTCACAAGGCTTGTACGATGTGGTCAGTATCCTGAGGATCCCATGGACCCCCAACATGAATGTCGGCTGTTGTGTAGAGAACGTGCTTCTGCACCAGAACCTCACTGGCAGGAGCCAGACAG AACGTTCCAGTGGAACAGAGGGAAGAATCACAGAGACCCCAGACAGTCTCCAGAAGGAGGACAATGTGGTCATTTTCATCACCCTCGCTCTCCTGTTGGTGTCAGTGATAGTGGCTGTGGTCATCTATATGGGCAAAAGCAAATGTCCCCACAGAAACTACACAG GGTGGCCTGGGGAGCCCCTCATCTGTGATCCCATTTCCCATCCAGAGCAGGAGCAAGCAG GTGCCCAGGCTGCAACAGTGGTGTGTGAGCTCACAG GACGTGGATAG
- the Icoslg gene encoding ICOS ligand isoform X1 codes for MLLRSPGLLLLLLSGLRAATQEKEVRAMVGSTVELKCIYPEENSFDLNDLYVYWQISGSNTVVTYYLPKNSSAGHENNHYKNRAHLSLDSMKQGDFSLSLQNVTPQDAQKFNCLVFRESLQLGKILEMEVSLHVAANYSLPVISTPSSESRDPELTFTCRSTNGYPRPNVYWINETDNSPLDKALQNDTVSLNSQGLYDVVSILRIPWTPNMNVGCCVENVLLHQNLTGRSQTERSSGTEGRITETPDSLQKEDNVVIFITLALLLVSVIVAVVIYMGKSKCPHRNYTAGWPGEPLICDPISHPEQEQAGAQAATVVCELTGRG; via the exons ATGCTACTGAGAAG tcctGGCCTGCTCTTACTGCTGCTCAGTGGCCTGCGAGCTG CTACTcaagaaaaagaagtcagagCGATGGTAGGCAGCACCGTTGAGCTCAAATGCATCTACCCCGAAGAAAACAGTTTTGATTTAAATGACCTGTATGTCTATTGGCAAATCAGTGGGTCAAACACCGTTGTGACTTACTACCTTCCCAAGAACAGCTCTGCAGGCCACGAGAACAACCACTACAAGAACCGGGCCCACCTGTCGCTGGACAGCATGAAGCAGGGGGACTTCTCTCTGAGCCTGCAAAATGTTACGCCCCAGGATGCCCAGAAGTTCAACTGCCTGGTGTTTAGGGAATCCTTGCAGTTAGGGAAGATTCTGGAAATGGAGGTCAGCCTGCACGTGGCAG CTAACTACAGCCTGCCAGTCATCAGCACCCCCAGCAGTGAGTCCAGAGACCCGGAGCTTACCTTTACCTGCAGGTCCACGAATGGCTATCCGAGGCCCAATGTGTACTGGATCAACGAGACGGACAACAGCCCGCTGGACAAGGCTCTGCAGAACGACACGGTCTCTTTGAACTCACAAGGCTTGTACGATGTGGTCAGTATCCTGAGGATCCCATGGACCCCCAACATGAATGTCGGCTGTTGTGTAGAGAACGTGCTTCTGCACCAGAACCTCACTGGCAGGAGCCAGACAG AACGTTCCAGTGGAACAGAGGGAAGAATCACAGAGACCCCAGACAGTCTCCAGAAGGAGGACAATGTGGTCATTTTCATCACCCTCGCTCTCCTGTTGGTGTCAGTGATAGTGGCTGTGGTCATCTATATGGGCAAAAGCAAATGTCCCCACAGAAACTACACAG CAGGGTGGCCTGGGGAGCCCCTCATCTGTGATCCCATTTCCCATCCAGAGCAGGAGCAAGCAG GTGCCCAGGCTGCAACAGTGGTGTGTGAGCTCACAG GACGTGGATAG
- the Icoslg gene encoding ICOS ligand isoform X4: protein MLLRSPGLLLLLLSGLRAATQEKEVRAMVGSTVELKCIYPEENSFDLNDLYVYWQISGSNTVVTYYLPKNSSAGHENNHYKNRAHLSLDSMKQGDFSLSLQNVTPQDAQKFNCLVFRESLQLGKILEMEVSLHVAANYSLPVISTPSSESRDPELTFTCRSTNGYPRPNVYWINETDNSPLDKALQNDTVSLNSQGLYDVVSILRIPWTPNMNVGCCVENVLLHQNLTGRSQTERSSGTEGRITETPDSLQKEDNVVIFITLALLLVSVIVAVVIYMGKSKCPHRNYTGAQAATVVCELTDHT from the exons ATGCTACTGAGAAG tcctGGCCTGCTCTTACTGCTGCTCAGTGGCCTGCGAGCTG CTACTcaagaaaaagaagtcagagCGATGGTAGGCAGCACCGTTGAGCTCAAATGCATCTACCCCGAAGAAAACAGTTTTGATTTAAATGACCTGTATGTCTATTGGCAAATCAGTGGGTCAAACACCGTTGTGACTTACTACCTTCCCAAGAACAGCTCTGCAGGCCACGAGAACAACCACTACAAGAACCGGGCCCACCTGTCGCTGGACAGCATGAAGCAGGGGGACTTCTCTCTGAGCCTGCAAAATGTTACGCCCCAGGATGCCCAGAAGTTCAACTGCCTGGTGTTTAGGGAATCCTTGCAGTTAGGGAAGATTCTGGAAATGGAGGTCAGCCTGCACGTGGCAG CTAACTACAGCCTGCCAGTCATCAGCACCCCCAGCAGTGAGTCCAGAGACCCGGAGCTTACCTTTACCTGCAGGTCCACGAATGGCTATCCGAGGCCCAATGTGTACTGGATCAACGAGACGGACAACAGCCCGCTGGACAAGGCTCTGCAGAACGACACGGTCTCTTTGAACTCACAAGGCTTGTACGATGTGGTCAGTATCCTGAGGATCCCATGGACCCCCAACATGAATGTCGGCTGTTGTGTAGAGAACGTGCTTCTGCACCAGAACCTCACTGGCAGGAGCCAGACAG AACGTTCCAGTGGAACAGAGGGAAGAATCACAGAGACCCCAGACAGTCTCCAGAAGGAGGACAATGTGGTCATTTTCATCACCCTCGCTCTCCTGTTGGTGTCAGTGATAGTGGCTGTGGTCATCTATATGGGCAAAAGCAAATGTCCCCACAGAAACTACACAG GTGCCCAGGCTGCAACAGTGGTGTGTGAGCTCACAG ACCATACTTAA
- the Icoslg gene encoding ICOS ligand isoform X5 yields the protein MLLRSPGLLLLLLSGLRAATQEKEVRAMVGSTVELKCIYPEENSFDLNDLYVYWQISGSNTVVTYYLPKNSSAGHENNHYKNRAHLSLDSMKQGDFSLSLQNVTPQDAQKFNCLVFRESLQLGKILEMEVSLHVAANYSLPVISTPSSESRDPELTFTCRSTNGYPRPNVYWINETDNSPLDKALQNDTVSLNSQGLYDVVSILRIPWTPNMNVGCCVENVLLHQNLTGRSQTERSSGTEGRITETPDSLQKEDNVVIFITLALLLVSVIVAVVIYMGKSKCPHRNYTGAQAATVVCELTGRG from the exons ATGCTACTGAGAAG tcctGGCCTGCTCTTACTGCTGCTCAGTGGCCTGCGAGCTG CTACTcaagaaaaagaagtcagagCGATGGTAGGCAGCACCGTTGAGCTCAAATGCATCTACCCCGAAGAAAACAGTTTTGATTTAAATGACCTGTATGTCTATTGGCAAATCAGTGGGTCAAACACCGTTGTGACTTACTACCTTCCCAAGAACAGCTCTGCAGGCCACGAGAACAACCACTACAAGAACCGGGCCCACCTGTCGCTGGACAGCATGAAGCAGGGGGACTTCTCTCTGAGCCTGCAAAATGTTACGCCCCAGGATGCCCAGAAGTTCAACTGCCTGGTGTTTAGGGAATCCTTGCAGTTAGGGAAGATTCTGGAAATGGAGGTCAGCCTGCACGTGGCAG CTAACTACAGCCTGCCAGTCATCAGCACCCCCAGCAGTGAGTCCAGAGACCCGGAGCTTACCTTTACCTGCAGGTCCACGAATGGCTATCCGAGGCCCAATGTGTACTGGATCAACGAGACGGACAACAGCCCGCTGGACAAGGCTCTGCAGAACGACACGGTCTCTTTGAACTCACAAGGCTTGTACGATGTGGTCAGTATCCTGAGGATCCCATGGACCCCCAACATGAATGTCGGCTGTTGTGTAGAGAACGTGCTTCTGCACCAGAACCTCACTGGCAGGAGCCAGACAG AACGTTCCAGTGGAACAGAGGGAAGAATCACAGAGACCCCAGACAGTCTCCAGAAGGAGGACAATGTGGTCATTTTCATCACCCTCGCTCTCCTGTTGGTGTCAGTGATAGTGGCTGTGGTCATCTATATGGGCAAAAGCAAATGTCCCCACAGAAACTACACAG GTGCCCAGGCTGCAACAGTGGTGTGTGAGCTCACAG GACGTGGATAG